Genomic DNA from Thermomicrobiales bacterium:
CCGCCGCTGGCACCCACTTGACCACCCGCAGATCGCCGGTCCAGCGCTCACGATCCGGCGCGAACGAAAGTGCGCGCGCGACGAGATCGGCATCCGGCGGCACACCTTGCGGCCCAGTGTAGGTGAACGGCTGCCCGGTCACCCGCCAGACAAAGCGATCGGCCAGACTGATTGCCTGCAGCACGGTCACGACCTCATGATAGCCATCCGGCCGCCGCCCGAGCACCTCCAGCCCGAGGTTGACCTTCGCTGCAGCACGCGCCGACAGCTGCCGCGCACTCACTGCACGGCCCCGGCATCGGCCAGCGCGCGAAAGACGGCGAGCCAGTCCGCAACCTGCAGCCGCTCGGCGCGCTCCGTTGACCGCACACCTGCGCGTTCCAGCGCCGCCTCGACGATCCCGCGCTCGACACCAAGCCCGCTCGACAGCGTGTTCGCCAACTGCTTGCGGCGCTGCGCGAACCCGGCCTGCACGACCCGGAAGAACGCGGCGTGCTCGTCTCGCGGCAGCAACGGATCGCGCGTCTCAATCCGGATCACCGCCGATTCGACGCGCGGCGGCGGAATGAACGCGCCCCCGCCGATGCGAAACAGGATGCGCGGCGAGCCATAGAACTGCACAGCGACGGCCAGCAGGCTCATCTGCGGCGGTGCGGCGGCCATGCGCTCGGCCACCTCACGCTGCACCATGATCGTCAGTACGCGCGGCGGCGGGTCGGCCTCCTGCAAGCGCCGCACGATCGCCGTGCCAACCGAGTACGGCAAGTTCGCCACGACCGAATAGCGCTGCCCAACCAGCGCGACCGGGTCGATCTGCAGCGCGTCGCCCTCGACGATCTCGACGTTGGACGGCATCACCTCGGGCAAGTGCGCAGCCAGCCGCCGATCCAGCTCGATCGCCACCACGCGCTCGGCGCGCGCAGCCAGCTCTTCGGTCAGGATGCCCAGCCCCGGCCCGACTTCCAGCACCGTCTCGCCCGGCTCGATCCCGGCAGCCTCAGCGATCCGGCGCACAATCCCGCGATCGTGCAGGAAGTTCTGCCCAAGAGCCTTGCTCGGCTCAATCCCGAGGGCGGCCATGCGGTCGCGATAGGAGGTCATGGGGAGACCTCACCCCCCCGGCCCCCCTCTCCC
This window encodes:
- the rsmA gene encoding 16S rRNA (adenine(1518)-N(6)/adenine(1519)-N(6))-dimethyltransferase RsmA; protein product: MTSYRDRMAALGIEPSKALGQNFLHDRGIVRRIAEAAGIEPGETVLEVGPGLGILTEELAARAERVVAIELDRRLAAHLPEVMPSNVEIVEGDALQIDPVALVGQRYSVVANLPYSVGTAIVRRLQEADPPPRVLTIMVQREVAERMAAAPPQMSLLAVAVQFYGSPRILFRIGGGAFIPPPRVESAVIRIETRDPLLPRDEHAAFFRVVQAGFAQRRKQLANTLSSGLGVERGIVEAALERAGVRSTERAERLQVADWLAVFRALADAGAVQ